In Methanofollis aquaemaris, the genomic window CCGGCACCAGGTACCTGAATGGGATGAACGCAAAGCCTGCCTCCCCCTCGCTCTGCCAGCGGGAGTAGCGCTCGACCTGCGCCCTGACAAACGAGGCGAAGGCATCGGGTGCGGCCGCGGTCGCTGCATGTTCGAGCGAGGAGAGATCGAAGGCCGCCAGTTCGTCCTGCGGGAAGTAGGTCCGGCCGAGCGCGAGGTCTTCTGCAATGTCCCTGATGAAGTTGATATATTGCATCGCCTTCCCGAGGGCGCGGGCGGCTTCGAGCGCCTCCCCGGAGAGGCCCATCACCCGCGCCATCATCAGCCCGACCACCTCAGACGATCCGTACAGATACTCCTCGAGGTCGGCGACGGTTGCATAGGTCGTCGTCCGGAGGTCGGACTCCATCGAACAGAGAAAGGCCTCCACCCATGCCGGTTCGATCCCTTTGCGCTCCATCAGGTCGACGAAGGCGTCAACGACGAGGTCGCCGCCCGGTTCGCCCCCGAGCGCTCCCAGGTACCGCTCCTTGAACGCAAAGTATTCGGCGGTCTGCTGGGGCATGGCGTCAACGAAGTCGTCGGCCGTCCTGACAAACGAGTACAGAAGAAAGACGTCCTCTCTCACCGGCCGCGGAAAAAAGAGCGTGCTGTAAAAGTACGTCGTGCTCCCGTGCCTGAAGATCCGGTAATGGGTGGGCGTGACCATGGCCTCGCCGCCCTACCCCCCATGCCGGTCGGCGATCTCGCGTGCCACGATGCTGGAAGAAATAAGGGTCATCGGCACCCCGATCCCCGGATGGGTATACTGCCCGGTGTAGTAGAGGTTCCCGACCTTTTTGCTCAGGTGCGCCGGCCGCCAGAGGGCCGTCTGGAAGAGCGTGTGCGAGAGGCCGAGGGCCGTGCCCTGGTAGGCGTTGTAGCGCTCCTCGAAGTCGTGCAGGGCAAAGATCCGGCGGACCACCACGGCGCTGCGGAGGTCGTCGTCCAGTTTTCGTTCGAGGTCGCTGATGACCCGCTCGAAGAACGCCTCTCTCAGGGCCGGTGTGTCCTCGAGGCCGGGCGCGAGGGGCACCAGGATGAAGAGCGCCTCGCCTCCGGGCGGCGCGGCCGTCGGGTCGGTCTTCGAGGGGACGTTGACATAATACGAAGGATGGTCAGGCCATGCCGCCTTCTTCGGGTCGAAGATCAGGTCGAACCCCTCCTCCCAGTCCCGGTCCAGGACGAGGGTATGGTGCGCCAGGCCCTCCACCCGCCGGTCCAGGCCCAGGTAGACGACGAATGCCGAGGGCGCCAGCACCCTGGAACGCCAGTACTTCTCCGGATAACTCCGGTGGGCAGGGTCCAGGAGGTCGAGTTCGGCATGGGCGTAGTCGGCATTGACCAGGACCAGGTCGGCGTCGCGGCGCCCTGCGGCGGTGACGACGCCGGTCGCCTCCTTCCCCGTCACCTCGATCCGCTCCACCGGTTCGTTGAGGGCGACCTGGACCCCCAGGGACCGGGCAAGATCGGAGAGGCCGCCGACCACCGCCCGCATCCCGCCGACCGGGTACCAGACCCCCATCGTCATGTCGATGTGGGACATGATATGATAGAACGACGGGGTGTTCTGCGGCGAACCGCCGAGAAACCCGATGGAGTACTGGACGATCTTCTGCGCCTCTTCGCTCTCGAAATGCCGCTTGACAAATTTTTCCAGGCTCTCGAAGATATGCATCCGCCGACCCTGCATGATCAACCGGCCGCTGAGAAAGTCGAAGATCGAGCGGTAGTCGCGGTACAGGAACTCGTTGATCGAGAGGTCGTAGATTTCCTTTGCCGAGTCCAGATACGCCTTCAGTTTCTCGCCGCCCCTCTCCTCGAAGGAGTCGAAGAGGGCATAGTCCTTCTCAAGACCTGCCGGGAGATCGACGACCTCGCCGCCGCCAAAAAAGATCCTGTACGCCGGGTCGAGACGTTTGAGTTCATAGAAGTCGGCCGGGCGCTTCCCGACCTCGGCGAAGAACTTCTCGTAGACGTCGGGCATCAGGTACCACGAGGGGCCCATGTCGAAGGAGAACCCCTGCTCCTGGTAGACACCTGCCCGGCCGCCCGGCTGCTCGTTCTTCTCGACCACCTCCACCTCGAAACCCCGGTGCGCCAGCAAGGCAGCCGCCGAGAGGCCGCCAAAGCCCGCTCCGACAACAATAGTTTTCATCGCCTCAACATCTCCCCTCTGGGGCCGCAACGGCCCCGACGCTCCATCCGCAATAGCGCCAGAAAAAGGTATCGTCCCTCGGCTCCGGTCACCCCCTCCTGACCAGGACAGCATACACCGCCACCACCCCGATGACGACCGCCACAAGGTAGCCGAGAAACGTCACCGACGAGACCACCCCGCAGAGCCCGGCCTCGACGGGGCGGTCGGTGGAGAGCATCACGAGCGACGAACCCATCATGAACCCGGCCGCGACCATTCCGATGAGGAGCAGTTTTGCGGCGTACCTGATGGAGGCGCCGAGGGCGAGCATGTCGGGGCTCTCGATATAAAACTTGACATCTCCGGCCGCGACCTTCTTGAGCGTGGCGTTGGCAGTCTGCGGGAGATCGAGGAGGTCACCGAGGCGTCCTTCCGCCGACCGTAAGATCTCTGCGAAGCATTCGGGGGAGAAGATCTGCCTCCTCCGGATCTCCGCGATCCTGGGTCCGGCCTGTTCAGGGAAATTAAATCCAGGGTCGAGGTCTCTGCAGATGGTGGTGAGGAAGAGGAGCACCTTGACCACCTGCATCATCGTGAGCGGGACGGTGAGACGGTAGCGCTGGAGCGTGTCGGGGATCTGTTCCATCACCTCCCCGAAGTCCACCTGTCCGAGTTCATACGTCCGAAACTGCCGGAGGGTGGTGTAGATCTCGTCCTTGAATGCCTCCAGAACTTCGTCGCCGGGGACGATCCCCAGGTCATGGTAGGCAGCGACGATGCTCTCGACGTCCTCGTCCACGACGCCGGACATGAGACGGATGAAGGCGTCCCGGCGCTCGGGCCTGAGAACCCCGACGGTCCCGAAGTCGACGAAGGCCAGCGACCCGTCTCGGGTCACGAGGAGGTTGCCGGTATGGGGGTCGGCATGGAAGAACCCGTCCTCAAAGACCTGCTTGAGATAGGAGGTGAGCAGGAGGTCGGCAACCTCTTCGGGGCGGACGCCGTACGCCCTGATCCCTTCGAGGTCGTCGACCCTCACCCCCTCGATATAGGTCATCGTCAGGAGACGCGGGCCCGAGCACTCCCAGTAAATTCTCGGGATGACGACGCGGGGGAAGGCCTTCAGGTTGTGGGCCAGCACCTCGGCATGTTTGCCCTCCTGCACAAAGTCCAGTTCGCGCCTGATCTGGAGGGCGAACTCCTGGACAAGACCGACCGGGTTATACACGGCAAGGTCGGGGTACCGCCGCTCGATCCGGCGGGCAAGCGCGGCAAGGATCTCAAGGTCTTCCTCGATGACCTTCCTGATCCCCGGCCGCTGCACCTTGACGGCCACCTCGGTCCCGTCTTTGAGGACCGCACGATGGACCTGCGCGAGGGAGGCGGCCGCGACCGGAGTCTCGTCGAAAGAGGCGAAGGCCTCCTCGATCGGGCCGCAACACTCCTCGATCACCGGCCTCACCGTCTCGAAGGGGAGAGGCGCCACCTCGTCGGTCAGCCGCGTCAGTTCCTCGGCGAGAGGTTGGGGCAGGAGTTCCCGGCGGGTGCTCAGGATCTGCCCGAACTTGATGAAGGCGGGGCCGAGTTCCTCCAGGGCAAGACGGACCCGCCGATAGACCGGGACGGTCCCATCAGCACGCTCCCGCTTCCAGAGCCCGAACCTGACCGAAGGGGGGACGATCCCGTCGACGACGGCGCCCAGGCCGTACTTCACCAGCACCCCGGTGATCTCCCGGTACCTGCCCAGATGCCTGATCACGGTTCACCCCCCGGCCAAAAAACCCGCCACGGACGACGGGCTTATGCTCGTGGGAAAAGGGGGACGAAGATATATAATACCGGTGCCGGAGGGAGGGAGAAAAAGATTCAGGAGAAAGAAGCATGAACCGGGAGCACGCCTGAGGCATGCTTTCGCTCATGACCGATTCTACACAGCCGAAAAAAAGGAGTATGGTCTCTCTTGGGGGCCGGACCTACGAGTAGCCCCGCATTGTCACGTTCGTGCTCGGGGCCTTCTCCTCGGGCGGCTGGATGGTCCCGAACTTCTCTTCATAATCGTTCATGCTCTTCGAAAGAACAGCAAGGAGGTTCTTGGCATGTCTCGGACTGATGGAGACGATCGCCTTGGCTCTGGCCTGGTTGGTCCCGGGGATCTCGTGAAGGAACATGAACGTGAACTCATCTTCCTTATAGGCCACCTGGATCCGGTTGGCGTAGACCGGGTCCAGCGTCTGCGGGACATTCACCGAGAGGTCGTGTTGTGCCATAGAGTAAAGTATAAGCAAGGAGGGATTAAGGGTTTTTGCGATGGACGACCTGACCGGGATCGCCGCGGTCATCACCGCACGCTTCTGTCCCCTCCGCTTATACCTCGATCGACAGGAGAAACACGAGGAGCCGCCGCGCTATGCGGTCTGCAAACAGGTCTCGTACCACCTCGGCGCACCCTTCGAACCCGACGCCGTCTGGAAGGAGGTATGCACCGTCCTCCCGTACGCCGGCGAGGAGGAACGAGCCCTCTTCGAGCAGTGCGTGACAAACTGCCAGGGGAAAGAGTGGCCGCGCTTCTCAGACCACGACGTCCCGGTCGCCTCCGCGGCTCACGGGATCAGGGGGACCGTCGACAAGATCGACCCTGCGCTCCCGGCCTTCGCACTTACCAGAGCAAGCGAGGCGCCGCAGGCCGGAGTCTGGGGAGCCGACCGGGTCAGGGTCGCCGGTTTTATCGCCTGCGTCAGGGAGAGCCTCGGACTCGAGGTAAGCGGCGGGTGGGTGGAGTACGTCCCCTCTGGCGTCCTCAGATTCTGCACCCCCGGCCCCAGGGACCGGCGGGTGATGCTCAGGGCGGTCGATGCCGCAAAAAAAGTTGAAGAGGGACAGATCCCGAGAAAACCGCTCAACCCGCCGTGCGCCAGGTGCCCGCACGAGGAGCGGTGCGCACCCGGACCGCGGCGACTCTCGGACCTGCTGTGAGATGGCTCTCTGGATTTTCCCCTTCCGAAACGTGAATCGAGAATCGACCACCCGGCGCGAAGAGGGGGGAAGGCGTGATGATCTGGGCGTGCCGCCCATATTGTAGAATTGCTCATGAGGCGAAAGCACGCCTCAAGCATACGAGATGAACATTTCTCGCCGCACGATCGCTCATTTCAAGACTGAAGAACCGATGGGAATCGTGTTCCATCGCCGCCCCCGCCTATCCTCATCGTGGGGGGTCCGGGGGCAAAGCCCCCCGGCGCGAGACTCCGGGAAATATTCTGCGATGAGGGCGGCACACCTGATCATCACGCCTTCCCGAACATCGGTGCCGGGGGGCGGCGATTGAAAGGGATCGGCCCACACGCTGAAGCGTTGCTCAGAACAATGTTCAACCGCGTATGCTTGAGCCCAAAACTCATGCCGAATTCTACAGAGCCGAAAAAAGAGATTTATGCAGGAAGAGGGGGTTCCCCCCTCTCAGGCCTGTTCCATCAGCGTCTTCGAGACGATATACTCGCCCTTCGCCTCGCGGGTCGTGCCCACGATGAGCCACTGTGTATCGCCGTGCTGCTCCAGGACACCCTGGGCCTCGATCACCTCGCCCGCGAGGGCCTGCCCCGAATAGGTGTGGGTGAACGAGATCACCCGCGAGACCGACTCGTGCTCCACCTCATAGACCGCAGGGGAGTCGAAGGCGTTGGAGGCGTCGGTGACCGTCGCCTCGATCCGCGTTCTTCCGAGTTCCTTGCCCTTCCCCGCGGGGGCCGAGGCGAGGGCGTCGTACGACCGCGTATACAGGAGGTCGAAGTAGGTGTCGCCGAACTCCCCCCGGTTCCATTTGCGCGACTCGTGGAGGACGAAGGCATCGAAGGAGATCTCGGGGATACGTTTGGTGTAGACCTTCCGCCACATCTCCTCGCTCATCCGCGGGAGTTTCCCGGCCTCGACCAGTTTTTTCAGTCTGGCCTGGGCCGTGAACCATGCTGGCCCATAGACCACCAGGTCGATGTCGGAGGCCCCGTTCTCCAGACCGAGCACCCGCGATCCCGTGCATCCGACCGCACCTGCCGGGAGATCGAAACAGTTGAGAAGGCGCTGAACGCGGGGATCGCGCGAGGCGATCCAGTCCATCCGCTCGTCGGGCTTGTAGACCTTCGTGACGTCGCTAAGCGGCACGCGGTGGAGGGTGTCGAGGTACTCGGGCTTGTGCTCCCTGATATATTCGAACGCAGGTTCGAAGTCCAGTTTGGTGTACCGCCGGCCCTCCGGGTTCACCCGCTCCCCGTGCTCGTCGGGGACGTACCTGAGCACGCACCCGACCCGTTCGTCGTTGTCATATGCCGAGACGGCGTAGATATGGCCGTCGGTATCCTCGATAAAATCACGTAGTCTGATCGCGTTCATTCCAATGCTCCCAGAAATGCTCCGACCTCCTCGACCTTCGCACCGGGCCGCAGAACCTTCCGGTGCACGAGGTCGACGACGGTGCTCGGCGTCCCGGGGAGGACGCCGCCGTCGATGAGATAGTCGTGGGGGACGTGGACCTGATCGACGGTGATCGGGTCGGGCCCTCCGTGGATATTCGCGCTCGTCGCCGTGATGGGGGCGTCGAGTTCCCGGATCAGGGCGAGGGCGACCGGGTGGTCCGGGAACCTGACCCCGATATTCCCGGTGCCCCCGGTGAGAGTGGCCGGAAGGCATGACTTCGCCTTCAGCACGACCGTCACCGGACCGGGCAGGAAACGGTCTACGAACGCCTCGGCCACATTGTCGAGACGGGCGATCGCACCGAGCATCTCGATGTCGCTGACCGCGACCGAGACCGGCATGGAGGGCGGGCGCATCTTCGCCTCGTACACCCGCTCGACGGCAAGTTCGGAGAGTGCATCGGCCCCGAGGCCGTAGATCGTGTCGGTCGGGTAGACCACCAGTCCGTCGCGCCTGAGCACGCGGACCGCCTTCTGGATGACCGCTTCGTCCATCTTAAAACTCCTGCCCGCGGACACGGGCGATATTGAAGACTGCACGTTTCGAAACGTGCATCACGGCAAAGACCCCGGCCTGGATGGGATCGGTGACCACCAGGTCGGCGTGCTTGGGGACGCTCCCGGCCATCTTCAGGGCGATGACCGGGATCCCGGCCGCCCGCACCCGGTCGACCGCCGTCGAGATCGTCCCTCCCATCAGGGATCCGGCCAGGACCAGGATCGAGGCTCTGGGGAGGCGGGCGACGGCCTCAACAGCCTCGGCAAGATTTTTTTCACCGACGAGCGGGATGGTGTCCACCGAGATCCGCTCGCCCCTGATGTTGTGGCGGTCGGCCTCGTTCACCGCCCCGAGCGCCACCTGCGCCACCTGGGCTCCGCCGCCGAAGATGATCACTCTGGATCCGAAGATCTTGGAGAAGGTGTCGAGGGTGGTGACCTGGTGCATCGTCGGAACGGCTAGAAGGTCGGCGATCACCTTCCCGATCCCGCCTGCACACTCGACCTCGAAATAAAAGAGCGCTCTTCCCGCGTGGTCGCCCGAGTGCAGGATCGACTGCTGGACCGTCACCACGTTCGCTCCGTTTGCAGCCATAATTGCGGCGATGTCGCGCAGGACGCCGGGCTGATTCTCGGCGATGATGCTGACGGCATGGAGTTCGAGGATATCAAGTGCGTGCAGATGTTCAGACTCTTCCATATGCAGCAGAGACAGGAATTTGGCCTGTCCCCCTCCTTTTGCGATAAGAATCATTGACCGCCGTACACTTTAAGGTGTTTCATTCTGCGCATCGCGCGGCGAGGAGAGGCGAGGGTCGCCCCCCGTGCGACGGAGTATAAAGTCTCCGGTTTGTGATAGGGGGTAGATGAGTAGATCCTGAAAGAGGGGAGCATCCTCTCTTCGATTCTTGACCGACCCGCTCTAATTTATCTCAATATAGGGCGTGAGGGTTCCCCCCACACAGCGCCGCAAAAAAAGATCGAAGCCCTTACCGTTCGAGCCCGAGGGCAGCAAAGACCTCATCCGGCCCGAGGCGGTCGAGCATCTGGCCGAGACGTTCGCCCTTCCGGGTGTGCTCCGCGAAGTAGTCGATGACCCTCGCGACGAGGGCGGGGACCTCCTCTTCGGGGACGAGTCCGGCGAGGCGGGTGCCGGCCCTGACCCGGCGTCCGGCCTGGCCGCCGAGGAAGAGGGTGAGCCCCTGCTCGCGGACCGAGATGGCGTCCTTCGGGCAGACGGCGATGCAGTCCCCGCACCCGATGCAACGCTCCGACGAGAAGACGAACGTCCCCTCGTCGATCGAGACCACGCCCTCCCGGCAGAGTCGCACACAGGCGCCGCACCCGATGCAGGCGTCGGCGTCGAAGGTGGGGTAGGCACGGCCCATCAGCCCGATGTCGTTGAACTGCACTCTGGAGCAGTTGTTCGGGCACCCGGCGATCCCGATCTTGATTTTTCTGGGGAGGGGCCGGCCGCCCTGCGCCTCCTCGATCGTCCGGGCGAGAACCTGGGTATCGGCGCACCCGTGCCGGCAGACCGTACCCTTGCAGGCGACGACCGACCGCACCGTCGGGCCGGTGCTCCCGGTCTCCAGACCCGCCGCCTTGAGGGCCGCGGCGACGGCCCCGGCGTCCTCGCGCTTCACCCAGGGGATCTCGAGGTTCAGCCTGAAGGTCGCTCCCACATAGTCGCGGCCGTACTTCTTCGCCGCCGCGGCGACGGCCTCCAGTTGTTCGGCCGTGAGGTTCCCGGCCGGGGCCTTCACCCTCACCGAGACATAGCCCTTTTCTTTCTGCGGCAGGACGCCGTCCAGTTTTGTGCCCGTCATGTGTCAGGATCAGGGTTGGACCGGATCCGGCATCAATCTGCCCGATGCAACGAGCAGATCGGCTTTTGCCGCAGTGATGATAACTTTCATCCGGCGAGCCGCTTGAACCGCATCCTCCTGGCCGACGACTGCGGAGACGACGGCGACACCGTCGGCGCCCGCGGCGATGACCTCGGCCACGTTTTCAGGGCCGATGCCGCCGATCCCGAGCAGGGGGAGGGCGACCGAGGATCTGATCTCGCGCAGAGTTCTAAGCCCGTGGCCTGGCCCGGCGTCGGCCTTGGTGCCGGTCGAGAAGGTGGGGCTGAGTGCGAGATAGTCCGCACCCCCCACCACTGCGGTCGTCGCCTCAACGACGTCCCCGACCGAGACTCCGATGAGGAAACCCGGCGGGGCGAGGGCCCGCGCCTCCTCCACCGGGAGATCGTCCTGCCCCAGGTGGACGCCGTCGGCCCCGGCCGCGAGGGCGACGTCCAGACGGTCGTTGACGATGAAGAGGGCTCCGGCCGTCGAGGTGACCGCACGGATCCCCCGCGCCGTCCTCAGGAGGTCGGCGGTGCACATCTGTTTGTCCCGCAACTGGACCACATCGGCCCCGCCGGCGACAGCGAGACGGGCCTGGTCGAAGTGGGAGCGGCCGCGGCCGACCTCGCTGTCGGTGACGACGTACAGGTCGTACGCCACCATCAGACGACCTCCAGCCGCGCCTCCTCTTCGAGATCTTCGGGCGTCAGGCGGTAGAGTTCATCGAAGAGCGCCGTCCTGAACGAGTACGGTCCCCGCGCGCAGGCGGCTGCGTGCTCGCCCGCACGCCCGAAGGCGACGAGGGCCGCCGCCGCACCGACGAGGGGATCGTCGGCGACGGCCACGAACGAACCGACCACCGAGGAGGCCATGCACCCGGTGCCTGAGAGACGGTCCATCATCACATGGCCGTTCCCGACCAGGACTACGCGGTTCCCGTCGGTGACGACATCGGTCTCGTCGGTCATCGCCACCACCGTGCCGGTCGCCAGGGCGCAGGCCTTTGCGGTCTCGACCGGGTCGCCGGCAAGCCCGCACGAGTCCACGCCCCGCACCTTCCCGCCCATGCCGGCGAGGACACCGATCTCCCCGGCATTTCCTTTCAGCACCGCGACCTTCACCTCTCTGAGGATCCGCAGCACCGCCTCGGTCCGCAGCGCCGTCGCCCCGGCGCCCACCGGATCGAGGACGACCGGCACGCCGAGTTCGTTCGCCCGCTTGCCCGCGAGGAGCATCGACTCCACCTGGGCCGGGTTGAGCGTCCCGATGTTGAGGACGAGCGCCCCGGCCGCCGCGACCATCTCGGCCGACTCTTCGGCGGCCTCGGCCATCACCGGGGCGGCCCCAGCGCAGATAGTGATGTTCGCGCAGTCGTTGATCGTCACGGTGTTGGTGATATGGTGTACGAGCGGCCGAGTCTCCCGCAGGCGCGAGAGGAGGGCAGCGCAGATCTTTGCGTCCATGGTTATGATGAAAATGGGTCGGATGAGATGAGAGGTGTTGCGGTGGGGGCAGTCACCTGCCGTACAGGTGCTCGTGCACCCGCGTCATGAGCG contains:
- the thiM gene encoding hydroxyethylthiazole kinase, with protein sequence MDAKICAALLSRLRETRPLVHHITNTVTINDCANITICAGAAPVMAEAAEESAEMVAAAGALVLNIGTLNPAQVESMLLAGKRANELGVPVVLDPVGAGATALRTEAVLRILREVKVAVLKGNAGEIGVLAGMGGKVRGVDSCGLAGDPVETAKACALATGTVVAMTDETDVVTDGNRVVLVGNGHVMMDRLSGTGCMASSVVGSFVAVADDPLVGAAAALVAFGRAGEHAAACARGPYSFRTALFDELYRLTPEDLEEEARLEVV
- the thiE gene encoding thiamine phosphate synthase — encoded protein: MAYDLYVVTDSEVGRGRSHFDQARLAVAGGADVVQLRDKQMCTADLLRTARGIRAVTSTAGALFIVNDRLDVALAAGADGVHLGQDDLPVEEARALAPPGFLIGVSVGDVVEATTAVVGGADYLALSPTFSTGTKADAGPGHGLRTLREIRSSVALPLLGIGGIGPENVAEVIAAGADGVAVVSAVVGQEDAVQAARRMKVIITAAKADLLVASGRLMPDPVQP
- a CDS encoding ABC1 kinase family protein; translation: MIRHLGRYREITGVLVKYGLGAVVDGIVPPSVRFGLWKRERADGTVPVYRRVRLALEELGPAFIKFGQILSTRRELLPQPLAEELTRLTDEVAPLPFETVRPVIEECCGPIEEAFASFDETPVAAASLAQVHRAVLKDGTEVAVKVQRPGIRKVIEEDLEILAALARRIERRYPDLAVYNPVGLVQEFALQIRRELDFVQEGKHAEVLAHNLKAFPRVVIPRIYWECSGPRLLTMTYIEGVRVDDLEGIRAYGVRPEEVADLLLTSYLKQVFEDGFFHADPHTGNLLVTRDGSLAFVDFGTVGVLRPERRDAFIRLMSGVVDEDVESIVAAYHDLGIVPGDEVLEAFKDEIYTTLRQFRTYELGQVDFGEVMEQIPDTLQRYRLTVPLTMMQVVKVLLFLTTICRDLDPGFNFPEQAGPRIAEIRRRQIFSPECFAEILRSAEGRLGDLLDLPQTANATLKKVAAGDVKFYIESPDMLALGASIRYAAKLLLIGMVAAGFMMGSSLVMLSTDRPVEAGLCGVVSSVTFLGYLVAVVIGVVAVYAVLVRRG
- a CDS encoding nucleotidyltransferase domain-containing protein, with translation MNAIRLRDFIEDTDGHIYAVSAYDNDERVGCVLRYVPDEHGERVNPEGRRYTKLDFEPAFEYIREHKPEYLDTLHRVPLSDVTKVYKPDERMDWIASRDPRVQRLLNCFDLPAGAVGCTGSRVLGLENGASDIDLVVYGPAWFTAQARLKKLVEAGKLPRMSEEMWRKVYTKRIPEISFDAFVLHESRKWNRGEFGDTYFDLLYTRSYDALASAPAGKGKELGRTRIEATVTDASNAFDSPAVYEVEHESVSRVISFTHTYSGQALAGEVIEAQGVLEQHGDTQWLIVGTTREAKGEYIVSKTLMEQA
- a CDS encoding L-threonylcarbamoyladenylate synthase; this translates as MDEAVIQKAVRVLRRDGLVVYPTDTIYGLGADALSELAVERVYEAKMRPPSMPVSVAVSDIEMLGAIARLDNVAEAFVDRFLPGPVTVVLKAKSCLPATLTGGTGNIGVRFPDHPVALALIRELDAPITATSANIHGGPDPITVDQVHVPHDYLIDGGVLPGTPSTVVDLVHRKVLRPGAKVEEVGAFLGALE
- a CDS encoding CRISPR-associated protein Cas4 yields the protein MDDLTGIAAVITARFCPLRLYLDRQEKHEEPPRYAVCKQVSYHLGAPFEPDAVWKEVCTVLPYAGEEERALFEQCVTNCQGKEWPRFSDHDVPVASAAHGIRGTVDKIDPALPAFALTRASEAPQAGVWGADRVRVAGFIACVRESLGLEVSGGWVEYVPSGVLRFCTPGPRDRRVMLRAVDAAKKVEEGQIPRKPLNPPCARCPHEERCAPGPRRLSDLL
- a CDS encoding 4Fe-4S dicluster domain-containing protein, translating into MTGTKLDGVLPQKEKGYVSVRVKAPAGNLTAEQLEAVAAAAKKYGRDYVGATFRLNLEIPWVKREDAGAVAAALKAAGLETGSTGPTVRSVVACKGTVCRHGCADTQVLARTIEEAQGGRPLPRKIKIGIAGCPNNCSRVQFNDIGLMGRAYPTFDADACIGCGACVRLCREGVVSIDEGTFVFSSERCIGCGDCIAVCPKDAISVREQGLTLFLGGQAGRRVRAGTRLAGLVPEEEVPALVARVIDYFAEHTRKGERLGQMLDRLGPDEVFAALGLER
- a CDS encoding DUF5612 domain-containing protein; translation: MEESEHLHALDILELHAVSIIAENQPGVLRDIAAIMAANGANVVTVQQSILHSGDHAGRALFYFEVECAGGIGKVIADLLAVPTMHQVTTLDTFSKIFGSRVIIFGGGAQVAQVALGAVNEADRHNIRGERISVDTIPLVGEKNLAEAVEAVARLPRASILVLAGSLMGGTISTAVDRVRAAGIPVIALKMAGSVPKHADLVVTDPIQAGVFAVMHVSKRAVFNIARVRGQEF
- a CDS encoding phytoene/squalene synthase family protein yields the protein MVTPTHYRIFRHGSTTYFYSTLFFPRPVREDVFLLYSFVRTADDFVDAMPQQTAEYFAFKERYLGALGGEPGGDLVVDAFVDLMERKGIEPAWVEAFLCSMESDLRTTTYATVADLEEYLYGSSEVVGLMMARVMGLSGEALEAARALGKAMQYINFIRDIAEDLALGRTYFPQDELAAFDLSSLEHAATAAAPDAFASFVRAQVERYSRWQSEGEAGFAFIPFRYLVPVKTASDLYRWTAEEIRKDPFVVYRRKVKPSPLRAVGRACANALVLTRPGRGETG
- a CDS encoding phytoene desaturase family protein; translated protein: MKTIVVGAGFGGLSAAALLAHRGFEVEVVEKNEQPGGRAGVYQEQGFSFDMGPSWYLMPDVYEKFFAEVGKRPADFYELKRLDPAYRIFFGGGEVVDLPAGLEKDYALFDSFEERGGEKLKAYLDSAKEIYDLSINEFLYRDYRSIFDFLSGRLIMQGRRMHIFESLEKFVKRHFESEEAQKIVQYSIGFLGGSPQNTPSFYHIMSHIDMTMGVWYPVGGMRAVVGGLSDLARSLGVQVALNEPVERIEVTGKEATGVVTAAGRRDADLVLVNADYAHAELDLLDPAHRSYPEKYWRSRVLAPSAFVVYLGLDRRVEGLAHHTLVLDRDWEEGFDLIFDPKKAAWPDHPSYYVNVPSKTDPTAAPPGGEALFILVPLAPGLEDTPALREAFFERVISDLERKLDDDLRSAVVVRRIFALHDFEERYNAYQGTALGLSHTLFQTALWRPAHLSKKVGNLYYTGQYTHPGIGVPMTLISSSIVAREIADRHGG
- a CDS encoding DUF3467 domain-containing protein codes for the protein MAQHDLSVNVPQTLDPVYANRIQVAYKEDEFTFMFLHEIPGTNQARAKAIVSISPRHAKNLLAVLSKSMNDYEEKFGTIQPPEEKAPSTNVTMRGYS